In Coffea eugenioides isolate CCC68of chromosome 4, Ceug_1.0, whole genome shotgun sequence, the genomic stretch ACATATGGCTCCGAAGTTGTCATTCCCGCCGAGATCCTTGCTCCTAACCCCCGAATGGCAGCCTACGCGGCCGAGGTAAACATAGAAGAAAGGCAGACGGATCTTGACCTCCTTGAAGAAAAAGGGACCTCGCCTTAGCACGCGTGGTTTCGTACTAGAACACCTTGGCCCGTCACTACAATGCCCATGTTAAGTATCGTCGATTCTGGCCAGGAGACTTAGTCCTCTGAAAAAATTCGGTCAGTCGAGCTGAACCGCAAGGAAAACTAGCCCAAAAATGGGAGGGTTCTTACCGAGTTGTGGAATCTAGCCTAAGTGAGTATTGTAAATTAGCCTACCGAGATGGTTCTCTAGTGCCGAGAATTTGGCATGCAGAGAACCTAAGGCTGTATTATCCTTAAAAAATGTAATGACTTGTTGGTTATTCAATCACTCggttattttttaatattttagtaCCCGTTGCTGCTTATTAAAAAATAAGGAGGACAAATAAGGGAcgaagtgaaaaagaaaaagagagccgAGCTCCCATTCATTTCATTAGATACTGCAAAGAAGAAATCACTACAAGGTAATTTGTTTACAAAACGAGTCGAAGTTAAGAAAGCTTCTAAGCATTCTCCACTTCGGCTTCCTTCTCACCAATCCCCCCGCTGACCTCACCCTCACCGGTAGCTTCACCTCCGCCGACCTCACCCTCTTCGGCATCCTTTCCCTCCTCAAGCTCTTGGTCAATCTCGGACAGCCATCTGTTGAACTCGTCCCGGACCTCGGCCAAGTTTCGTCCAGCTTGGATACCTTCAACCATCCGGTCGCACAGCTCCTTGAAGTTCTCGTTGTAGTTGGCCTTACTCCTGAAGGAATCCAAGTCTTCGGAGGAAAGGTGAGGAGCGACCTCGTCAATGGCAGAGGTATAGCCGAACATATAGCTCGGCAGGGTCAACTCCCCGAAGTCCTTGGTGAAGGTCTCGAACCTCCTGAAAGCCTCTACAGCCGAGGCCCCGGCACCCTCTAGTGCCTGTTGGTGGGATTTCTTCAACTCTTCCCCCCTCTTTTGCTCCTCTTCGAGAGTCGATCTGAGGTTGTTTATGGTAGCCTCGGCCTCCTCTTCTTTCGCTTCAGCCTGCTGCAGTCGATTTTGAAGCTCAGTCTTCTCGGACTCCGACACGGCCAACTTCTTCTCCAACTTTTCTATTTTATCTTGGATCTTGCCAGAGTCTTGCTCCTTGAGCAGGTCGCTATACCGACGTGCCATTTCGGCCACAAAAGCCGTAGAGGAAACTGTTGCCACCATGAGGCTCTGGATCACCTATTGAGGAGTCAGCTTCTCAGTTCACTCCAAATCCCTCGGCAAGTTGGAGAACATAACCAACTCCTGGGCCGCACGAGTCTGGGTACACCGGTCATTGATTGAGAGCTGCCAGTTCGGGCACCAGTGCGTATCGAGGTGCGTCTTTTCTTGCCCAAAAAATCGAGGTGCGCTATGGAAACGGTTCCACAACGAAGACCCCGTGATCGGCATGACCGAGGACTTCACCTGCTTGCCTCGGCCATGAGGAGGTAGGGCAACGGTGACTCCTTATGTCGCCACCTCTTCTGGTGCTAACGAGGTGGACTCCGTAGCTGTCGCGACCGAGTTGCTTTTGGCCGCCGCTGTCGAACTGCTTTTGGCCGCAGCGACCAAGGTGCTCTTGGCCAACGTCATCTTGACCACTAGCGCTTGTGTTGTCTTCTTTTTCGGCGGCGGTGCCGATGTCTCACCCGATCTCTTCCTCTTCGGTCTCTTAGACACCTCTGCTGAGCCGGAGCTGATGATGTCGGATACTTTAACCACTGCACAAAGAGCAAACATTATTATTTATAATAGCCGAAGTAAAGAGAAGGCTAAGAAAGAAAAGTTACAAGACTTTTTAATGGCACCTCGGGATCTCCTGAAAGTTACCTCCTGAAAgttacaagaaagaaaagaaagggggcTTCTCGGGATCAATGGCACCTCGGCTGATTCCCCCATCGACCAGAACTGCCTCAGGATAATCCCAACTATTGATCCGGAGGCCTGACCCCATTAACTTTTGAAAGTTCTCTTCGTCCGTGTCTCCTGGGGAAGGGTCCTTCTTGGCCTTGATAGGCTTCCACCAAAAACCCCAGGGGAAGTCCCCGACTGGGACGAAGACGAAGTCGCGCTTCCAATTCTTTATCGAAGTGGGAGCGTCGACCACGAGTTTTGGGATAGAATTGTTCCGGTTGCAGACGTAGAACCACCCCTTATCCGTTCCATGTGCCTTGAAGATTTAGCATCGGCGAAAGAAATTAACCGTGGGGGTCACCTCTTGATGTCGGCATAGCATCTCGAATCCCATCAAGATGCGGACCGCGTTCGGAACGAGTTGAGTGATCCTGATCGCGAAGTGCCGAAGTACGTCTCGAAAGAATCTTGAGGCCGGCATCCTCAGCCCAACCTCCAACTGCTGCAAGTAGATCGCCACTGTGCCCATTGGGGGCCTCTCGGCTGAGTAGTTCGGCCCAGACGACCTTATAATATACCCCGCCTTGAAGGGGTATTTTCGTATTACCTTCTCGCCCTATCTACTCCGACGCGGCTCTTGAACATCGGCATCTTGCAGAAGTCAATGAGGGAGACGTCCCTCGGAGCGACTGGCTCCAGCACGCCCTCGTCATGGGAGATTTCGGTTCCGAGATCATCATTGTATACGACCTCGGAGTCGCCCTCGCTCATCTCGGAAGATTCCACTTTCGGGGTGGTCTCGGTGGTTTCTTCCTAGGCATTGGACGTTCGTTCCTCAGAACTGGACGAGGTCTCGTCTTCTGGGGGATCGAGCCCTTCCTCGGCATGGTAGCTCGGTTTCATGGTTTCTTTGTGGGTTTTACTTGTTCTAGCCATGTATAAAAGATGAGATGAAAAGAAGGGTACTTACTGTTGACTAGGGAATCGAACGAGAACGAAGATCTCGGCTGAGGTCGACTGAAGAAATTGATCTCGGCAACGCTCTCGAATTTGCAGAAGTATGAGGAAAAATGATGGATAGTAAAAGGGACCCCCTATTTATAGGGGTTAGAGGGAATACGAAGAGGCAGCAAGAATGTGAAGAGGCGGTAGCTTTAAAATTCAAAAGGACGCGTCTCcctctctcctcattaatgTCCCGTCCTTTCGACTGCCATGTTCTCTGCACGTAACCTCCCACTATACCACGTCGCAACGGTTACCGATAATCTCTCTGCTCACCATGTCCTTTCAACTGACTCCCCACGTGTCACGCCTCCTCACCATCCGGTACACGTTGAGACCTCAGAAGCTGAACGGTTTCAGTATACTGTAACCTCGGGACCTTGTAAGCCTCCGCGCTCTcgaggcttggggggcttattgaAGGCGGTCACTTCGGATCGTCTTATCCGAAGTGGTGCCATGGCCGTGGTTCTTCCTGTCACCTCGAATAGATCTCGGCTAGACCTCTGCGGCATCTTGTGAGCTTCGGCCTTTATGACCCAGATAGCCGTCATATCTCGGCCGCACGTGGGTGATGTCAGTTGGCTTGACAGATCATTAAGGGTCACCACTTTAACTGAAGCCCCTAGAACCCTTTATTGGGAATATGCGAGACCACCTGACAAGGTGCCTGAACTACTGTCCCTTGTCAGGAACAGAGGCCGCAGGTGCAGAGCAGAGCCGTAATCCTCAGGAAGTGGGACCCAGTTGCTTAAACCCATTGTCCTTCCCTCCACTCTCAcactctataaatacccccTGTTCACTCCTCACAAGTAAAACTACTGTTGCGCTTATACTGTTCATTACTCTTTGTTTTCTCTCTATActgacttgaccgtcggagtgatcccaggggacAAAGCCCCCCCTCTCACTTCGGAACAGCACCCCTGCTTCCTAATTTCACTTCACCGAAAGAGGGAACTGAATTAGGTCAGCTCGGCTACCTAGCCAGAAATCACATCTTCAAATACCAAATGAAGTATACCTCTACAGTATCTTTGTTCTGCTCAATCTCAGTCCCAGATGACTTACCCTGCAGATGAAATAATCCAAGTTTATAAGATCAAATCAGATGCTAGACACTCAGAAATGCTACATTTAGCATGGCTCAATCTAGAAATGACACATAAAAACTTAACCCCTcctcccccccaaaaaaaagacCCATTGCCTGCAATAGCACCCTCTAAATGCCTGGCAGAGACGCATTTTACCGTACATCTCTCTTCTGATTCAGGTGTAACCACAGGTGCAGAACAATCTTTCAATCGAGTGTTGTTATAACTACCTCTCAGTGGATACATTGTCTTGATGCTTCTGCTAAAGTTGGCATGGCCATTAAACGTTTATGTTCAGAAAtgtcaaaaattttgatgttaaaTTTGCTTTATCTTAAGTTGCAACGTAATTCAACTTTGTAAAGTCCTGCTATCGTACTGCTATAGTGAGATGACCAAGTGAATTACCAATATTTCTAGTTTCAATTGCTTATTATGTTGGATGAGAAGAAGGTCAAGGCCAGAGAGAACGAGAAATAATAGGAGAAAACAGAAAGCAGAGTTCACTAAGTCCAAATAGAAAAACACAAAATTACATGTAAAATGAGAATGAACAGGATCAATGGGCATACCTCGTTTCCAACAAGAACTCCAACAGCATAGACATCCAGCTCCAACAGGTGGCAGCCATGGTGAGGTAAGAGTCTAGAAAGGGACCACAAGCCAACATATTATATATAGATATTACTAGtaatataaataaatgaaacGAGATTCAACAGAAATCTCACAGATAAGCAAATCCTAGCCATAGTAATAACATAAAGATATGAGACAAAAACTCTTTGAAGACAAAGAAACTCATGCATTCTCAGTTATAGAACCAAACTATGGACGATCtatgttttagtttttagttcaCAAAAACTTTGATCAGCTAAAAGGAACTTTAATACTTCAAGAATTCTATCAGCTTCATTATAtcaggaaaaaacaaaaaactggaTCATGTGGAAGCCCGTTGAGACTACGGATTTTGCCATCAGGAAGTATAGCGCAAATGCTAGGAAGTCTACCAGTTATAAAGATACTTCTTATGGATTTGCAGCGGCCTTATCAGGTCCCTGATCAGATAAACTCTTAGGAGCTGTGTCACTATGCTGTTGCAAGGTTTCATTTATTAGATGCTCAAAAGCAATTACTACATCAAATGACTAAATTTCTGTCATAATTTTCCACGCTTGTATCATTCAGACAGATCATATGAGTGATGAAATCAAAAGGCAGGATATATGCTTTGTCATTGAAACTCTAGGATCAGCATCAGAGTAATAGTTCTTGGAATCATACTCTAATAACCTTAATTTCCCTCCGTTAACGCTTGATGTAAGAAAATTTGCTGTTGAAGAATTCTTTTCCAAAAGCATAATGCTAGAAAGCTAGCTTCTTGGGAATTTTTTCGAAAGCATAATGCTAATACATTTGATGGtttcacttcttttttttatcttttcattaatctaaatttatagAGATAGATATATTTTTTACTTGTGATTTCTTATATTTGAAACTTTTGAGATTATTTGGTACGttgttcaacaaaaaaaaaacattctaGATTAAAATATTAGGAATATTAAATACCCATATGAGACATTATGATGTAAAAGTTGTACTAGTTAAGATTCGAATTATATTTCATATAGTTCTAAATTTAAGAAAACAATTATTCCATGCTAAACTGAACGATAAATttctagaaaaaagaaaaaagctaaAACAACTTACCAGAGAGATAATTTGTATATCATCAGCtggtttttttttataattctAAACAATCTATTCTTAAGATAGATAAAGTTTATGATTGGAACAAACGCCCTCATGCCTATATAATAGATTAACCAagaattaattttaaaaaaaaaaaaacaaaatgcctTATTATTTGTCAAAGTGGGTGATGTCGTTTCATCTCTGCTGGAACATTTTTGAAGAGTTTGCCTTGGTTCCAGAATCTGTTGTATTACCGATTCCCAGTCAAGCAATTTCAACAGGCGTGGTCTTTTTATATGAGAACATCACCACGCCTTCTGTTATCCAAAAGCCCATCAGAGGCATTTCTCCTCTACTAGCTAGCACCACGCCTTCCAGTTCCACAAGTAGTCACCACTTGAGATAGGGCTCTCCCAATATTTTACTGTCTTAAAATTTTCATAATATATAGCtgcaaaatggaaaagaaacaagaaaaaggagaaaccccccccccccccccccaacaaagGAAAGGGCAAGAAGCCAAGAACTCCATAGTTTGTTCTAGTGTACAAGATGGAAACAAAATTGAGAGTTATCCATGACATATCAACGATAAAATCTCTCCTTTTAAAAATCACTTGAATTTAGCTAGATTTTTTGGGCTAAAGCAATGGAAAGAGGTGTCTACCTTCAAGCTCCAAAAGGGGGGAaatggggaaaaaagaaaagatgaagaAATAAGTCAAAATAATTATAATTGTCAATCAATATATTTCATAAACttaagatttttattttttgaacaaAATGAACTCAAGAATTAAGATCAGACAATAAGCCCGAAAGTCACACTAGTGATAAAGATATTGTATGGCTCTTTCACCTTTTTGCTTTTCatttatgtgcttaatttgTACATTCTTATCATTCCCTTTGCCAAATTTTTCATTAGATATCACATAAATGAGAGGTTATATTATGATGTTATAAAAGTAACAAAGTGCCATTAACAAATAGAAGAATGCCCAATATCACCTCAcaatcctaaaaataaaaataccaTAATTACCATTTTGACTCTTATCCCAATGATCTTTTGTTCCCTTCTCACATTACTCTAGGATGGAACCTTGGGCCAAGGCATGTTATCTGAACTCTATCACTACGTACAAGCAGGCAGCAGCAGACAAGGAAAAAGTAGACCAGGAGACAATCTTGTTCAATATCCTTGAACTGCTCTGAATAAAGTTGAAAAAGCTAAAAATTCCAAAGTTGAGTTGATTATAACAGTAGCAATTTTTGACAAAATTGCAGGTCTCTTTGGCATCTGCTTGATTACAACATAACATAGGATTCTTACGCTACAGCCTGCTTTTCACCTTATATTCTTGCCAAATCTTAGAAGACAACTCTTCTCCATCACTGAAATTTTGTGTAGCAGTAGTAATAATGTCATCAATGATGAGAGGAAATTCAAGATCATCAATTGAATCATCCTGCAATGGAATTGTTCGCAGAATGGTAAGCCTTCCCAGGAGCATTTTAGGGGGTGTTTCCAGAGCAATGGGACAAGGTATGGACTTTATTCGAATAGGAGGAAGAAGACACCATCCTCATCAACATCATCATCTACCATTAGCAACAGATTTTCCATTTGAGCAATATCCCTCATCAGATCCTCCCGTGAATGATCCATTCAATCAACCTTCACAGAATTTTCAGCAGCAACCGATGGTACAAGAGGAATGGGCATTTCTAGCAAGTCTGGAGCAGGAATATGGCACAAATCATCCATTTTTCTACGTTTGTCGGTTCATGGATGCTCTGAAGATGGCTCAAGAAGAGCACAAGTTCATTTTCCTGTACTTGCACTCCCCTGAGCACCAATTCACTCCCTTTTTCTGCAGGGAGACTTTAGGTTCTGAGCTGGTTGTTCAGTTTCTTGATGCAAATTTCATTAGCTGGGGAGCACTTGCAAACAGAGGGGAGGGGTTCCATTTGGCTTCAACATTAAGGGTCTCCAACTTCCCATTCTGTGCTGTGGTTGCTCCAGCTTCTGCTGGCAATTTAGCAGTTCTGCGACAGGTAAGAGGAAATTTTATACAGAAACTTCATTCCGTTTTGAAATGTTTATAAGCCTAACATTTGTTCATTATGTGCACCTGAATATGAAACCTCAACATGACTAGAATGCCTATTGCCTAAACTAGTTGGTTTTGTGTACAATCAAAAGGTTCAGTATAAAAAGATTTTAATTGTCCTGCATTTCAGATTAAATTATCAGCAAATAGGAACAAAGATATCCCCAAATATTAGGTGTTGGCTGATATCTCAGGTCAAAGTAGCTATAGCCCGTACTACCTGGGATTCTGCTTTCTCATTTTTGCTGTGAATATGATcgcaaaagaaggaaaatacTCCCAAGAAAGTTTAGATTTATCTTTTCTGATGATATGGTCATGCTTCTTGTAATGGTAGTATAGTGCACTGAGGGGAGACTACTAGCCATGATTGGGCTCATACATCAAAGCAGCAtcttttccatctttttttgaTGTGTTTTCACATTGAAATTCTCAGGTGTTGATTCAGTTGTTTCAATTTCAAGACATGTTCTTCCATGAAAAATCTGATGCATCTGAACTTCCCTACCATCATTATACATTGATATGTCACATGTATTTGATTTGTGAAAGAAGGGAAACTCTCTGACTTGCCCTGTGTAGATTGAAGGTCCAGTCTCCCCTGCTGAATTGGTGGAGATACTACAAAGGACCATGGAGGAGCAAGGACTGGCATTTGACAGTGCAAGGGCCAacgaggaagaaaaaagaagagcaGATCGTAAATTGAGAGAAGAACAAGACGTTGCCTATGTTACAGCCCTCCAGAGAGATCAGGTGCACTTTTGCTCAAAATTAGTCAAGCTTCGATTAAGTTAATGTCTGAATCAAACCAGTAGGAAACAGGCTTTCCCATTTGTACAGGAGAAGGAAAAGCTCAGGAGTTTCGCTTCAGAACAAAGAGTTTCAAAAGCTGCAAGTGCCTCCAATTCATCTAATCAAGAAAAAACCAAGCCACTTCCTCTAAAGCagcaaaacaaccaaatcaaGGATGGTCCAAGAGCAGGAGGAGCTATGCATAAAGGAAATGCTCAAGAAACCAAGGTACTTGATCAAGACTTATCCTCTTTATAGTCTTGTAAGAGTATGCTTTGGTCCATAATATTTCATATGCCCATTGAGCTTGATCTGAAGAATGAACTCCTCATCTTTCTGTGTAGATATTGATAAGGTTTCCAAATGGGGAGAGAAGGGAACACAGCTTCTTGAGCACAGACAAGGTTCAAGCAATTTTTAGGTACATTAATTCATTAGGCTTGCCTGGAGTTGGCGGCAATTACAGGCTAATTTCTAACTTCCCAAGAAAGGTGTTTAGTGTTGATCAGATGGGAATGACGCTGACAGAGGCAGGCCTCCATCCAAAAGCTAGCATGTTCTTGGAGCTTCTTTGACCATAGAAGTTTCTTTTCCTTGGTACGTTACTGAAGTTTCAGAATACAAATTAAAGAAATGTTTTCAGCATCTCACTTTGTTGTTATGGAGACTTTGGGTAGCAAGTAATATTATTTATAAGTAATAATAAAACTTTTGCTATAATTCGTTACTTTCCTTTCTATAACAAATTTCAATCAACGCAGTGATTTTCTActttatatatgttttttttattgattttgtctttttttttaatccatgAATCTACAGTTCCAAATGCTGTTCAGTTTCTGTTTTTCTAAGTTGATGATTTTGCCTAcacccacacacacacatatttcCCTATAATTCATCAATTATAAATTTCATTCTAATTAATTTCCTTTCACTCTCCAGCATACCAAAAAAAAGATATATTCTATCTCCTAAttagaaaattcaaaattagttaCCTGTTTTTTTGCAATCACGATCGCATGCTGCTTATATGGatatcttttgttctttttcctttACAGGATTTTTTCAtataaatttcttttctttaaatttttttaaaaaagtaatcAAATATTGATTATACTTTCTAAGGTTTGTTAAGAATTAATCATTATGTTGTGTAAGGGTAACTATTTTTATACATCTTTTAGTCTCAAtattttgttttatatttagtattttaaaatttattaaatttgtcATCTTAGTGCTTTTGTATCCATGACCATCTGAAAGAAATATCgaagatgaaaagaaaagctcGTGCAAAAGACTAGTTCTTAGATAGAAGAACGTTTAGGCTGAAGTGGCTCAGGGTAACTACTGCTTTGGTGCTTGTCCTCTTCCAAAGGATCCACCAAATACAGTAACTAATCCTGGACACTGAGCTAATAAGACAGTAAATAATCCTGGCCATGAAACTAATTTAAGATTAGTGCTGGCAATCCAATTCAACCAAAGAAGTAAAGGCGCACTCCAGCTCGGAATCAGCTGCTTAGAACTGTTTTATCTATACCACCACGAAGCTCATTCCTGCAAATTTCTGGTGGGAACAGAGACTTGCTTAAGCCCGCAGCCCTGCTCTCACGCCAGCCTTGCTTGTACACCCTAGATATGCAAGAGACGTTTTTTCCAATATGCAAAGCTAAAAATTGTCTAATCCCGGCAGAGAATATATCTCGAAGAGCAAATTTCGAAACTTACCATGCATGTGATACGAAAACATGTGCAGATGCTGACTGCTGAGCGTTTGCCTTTGTAATGGAAAGATCCTAACATGCATAGCTGGCTGCCTTGCCGCTTTCCCCTTCATCCCCAATCCTTAGGATGAATACTGGGGATCATATGCTTTAGACTGCCAATTTAGGGAGCACATATGGTGCATACAAAGAAGCAGCAAGTGAAATAAGTCCTTGTTATTTAACCAACACACTTCCCCGCTTAATCAGTAAAATTAATATATCAAAGAATCATAATCTACTCTTTAACAGTAGCCGATACTTGAAATCCAAAAGCCAATTAATTGCAGTGCATGCAGTAATATGGCTTCTGCCCTAGATGGCTCTTCAAACCAAAAGAAGAGATTCCACCCATAGCCATCAAAAAACAATGCATGTAATTAACACGGACCACAGGATTGCAGATGGCGCAGCAAAAGAATTGCAAAAGGCTTCAAAAAATGGTAGCATCAATTAAGGTTTCAAAAAGATTTCTTTTCATAAGATACCAAACCATGAACTCCACCTTCGACTTGTGCTGCTCCACTTCGAACCTGTAAAAGAACAAAACACCAAGTGAGTTTTTGTAGGTACATAATCGTTAGATTACGAGCAAGGTAACGCTTCACAGCTACAAGTTGAAGTGGTAAACAAACCTCAAGCCTCAGCACCTCCGATCTTAACAGGTCATGTGCAGATTGAACAGATGAAGCACCAAGATCCTGGAAACCCTGCTTCACTGCTTGCACTGTATAGGGTATAAACTTAAGAATTGATCCTTTGTCTCTAACTGCTCCAACTACACCCTGAGCTATTTTCAGTTTAGCTGTATCACCCAAGTATCTTGCATCACTCCCTTTTGTCATTGCTTCCAAAGATCCCATGCCCCTGTATTTCTTGACTCGAATGCCATCCTGTAATTCCAAATCTGAATTATTCAAACTAAAGAAAGATATAATGCACCAATTATGTGGCATAATCATGCAGAAGCGTTTGGCAGCTATGACAAGTGCTTGCACACTCATGTCCATGCATTATTAAAGGAGAGCCGTGAAAAAATTCTAATTTTGTCCAACTTAATTGCAGCAAGAGAGCATGAAGACTCTGTCCCACAGGTATCTCATTCGATAACATATAAATCCTACAGATAATCATAGATGCGAGAATTTTAATAAAACAAGCATGTTGCTCTAACCATTATTCCTCAGCTTATTAT encodes the following:
- the LOC113768091 gene encoding plant UBX domain-containing protein 10-like, with protein sequence MSSMMRGNSRSSIESSCNGIVRRMVSLPRSILGGVSRAMGQGMDFIRIGGRRHHPHQHHHLPLATDFPFEQYPSSDPPVNDPFNQPSQNFQQQPMVQEEWAFLASLEQEYGTNHPFFYVCRFMDALKMAQEEHKFIFLYLHSPEHQFTPFFCRETLGSELVVQFLDANFISWGALANRGEGFHLASTLRVSNFPFCAVVAPASAGNLAVLRQIEGPVSPAELVEILQRTMEEQGLAFDSARANEEEKRRADRKLREEQDVAYVTALQRDQEKEKLRSFASEQRVSKAASASNSSNQEKTKPLPLKQQNNQIKDGPRAGGAMHKGNAQETKILIRFPNGERREHSFLSTDKVQAIFRYINSLGLPGVGGNYRLISNFPRKVFSVDQMGMTLTEAGLHPKASMFLELL